A region of Myxococcus stipitatus DSM 14675 DNA encodes the following proteins:
- a CDS encoding DUF2911 domain-containing protein, whose product MKKLALGVLFSALVALVAAPASAELSLPAASPSAKASQDVGVSTISIDYSSPAVKGRKVWGDLVPWDKVWRSGANASTKITFSNDVTFGGKPVPAGTYSIITLPSQKGWKVMLNKELGLFSTPAQYSAANDVATVAGTTTAIPNRERLTYIFSNTTDDGTTLDLEWEKLRVSVAIKVDTTALTAANIAKSVQSTASEHAQAARYISENSKDYAAALKHADLSVAINSNWYNQWTRAEILAKSGKYAEARQAAQVAWDLGLKAPNFFYKNQVQQALADWKNK is encoded by the coding sequence ATGAAGAAGCTTGCTCTTGGAGTCCTGTTCTCCGCGCTCGTGGCGCTGGTCGCCGCGCCCGCGTCCGCCGAGCTCTCGCTGCCCGCCGCCAGCCCCTCCGCCAAGGCGTCGCAGGACGTGGGCGTCAGCACCATCTCCATCGACTATTCCAGCCCGGCCGTGAAGGGCCGCAAGGTCTGGGGCGACCTGGTTCCCTGGGACAAGGTCTGGCGCTCCGGTGCCAACGCGTCCACGAAGATTACGTTCAGCAACGACGTGACGTTCGGCGGCAAGCCGGTGCCCGCCGGCACGTACTCCATCATCACGCTGCCCTCGCAGAAGGGCTGGAAGGTGATGCTGAACAAGGAGCTGGGCCTGTTCTCCACGCCGGCGCAGTACTCCGCGGCCAATGACGTGGCCACCGTCGCGGGCACCACGACCGCGATTCCCAACCGCGAGCGCCTGACGTACATCTTCTCCAACACCACCGACGACGGCACCACGCTGGACCTCGAGTGGGAGAAGCTGCGCGTCTCCGTCGCCATCAAGGTGGACACCACCGCGCTCACCGCGGCGAACATCGCCAAGTCGGTTCAGTCGACGGCGTCCGAGCACGCGCAGGCCGCGCGCTACATCTCCGAGAACTCCAAGGACTACGCCGCCGCGCTGAAGCACGCGGACCTGTCCGTGGCCATCAACTCCAACTGGTACAACCAGTGGACCCGCGCTGAAATCCTGGCGAAGAGCGGCAAGTACGCCGAGGCCCGCCAGGCCGCGCAGGTGGCGTGGGACCTGGGCCTGAAGGCCCCGAACTTCTTCTACAAGAACCAGGTCCAGCAGGCCCTGGCGGACTGGAAGAACAAGTAG
- the bshC gene encoding bacillithiol biosynthesis cysteine-adding enzyme BshC: MTPSFPTAWLKGDPRALAFLPDRFRHRATRAEAAAAAGARSIPPALLDIIAAQNARLAPSPARLRHLEELSRPGTIAVVTGQQMGLFLGPLYTLYKAAAAIADAKALREETGRPCVPIFWLQTEDHDLPEVDHCFVASPRGACCRVSLDIADAAASRAPVAHQRLGPGVTRALETLRAELSAEPRAAEHLALLEQAYRPDATLSEAFTQVLASLFAEEGLVFIDPRDARIAPFAAPIHRLALQDAEAISGKLSRHVDALTQAGFSVQVHIRPGSPLSFYSPDGLDGARYRLDPAGPGRWSLVGHPAGAQVTTDELLRALEHEPLRFTTSALLRPLLQDTLLPTAAYVGGPGEISYFAQLPPLYEHAGRPMPLVVPRARFRVVDDRARRLLNKLDLTPDEVNEPREALLARLATRSEAEPFESAGMLEARLFRTFLEELEPLGEAMLKLDPQLLDALKRTRGTVRTALSRLVGRYGRALALRDTVAAERLDRLRALLVPEGAPQERIHGMSYYACRFGTREFTRKVLDACVPFSGDLQDLTP; this comes from the coding sequence GTGACGCCCTCCTTTCCCACCGCGTGGCTCAAGGGAGACCCACGCGCGCTCGCCTTCCTGCCCGACCGCTTCCGTCACCGCGCCACCCGCGCGGAGGCCGCAGCGGCCGCTGGCGCTCGCTCCATCCCACCCGCGCTGCTCGATATCATCGCGGCCCAGAACGCGAGGCTCGCTCCGAGTCCCGCCCGGCTGCGGCATCTCGAGGAGCTCTCCCGTCCCGGCACCATCGCCGTCGTCACGGGCCAACAGATGGGCCTGTTCCTCGGGCCCCTCTACACGCTCTACAAAGCCGCCGCCGCCATCGCGGACGCGAAAGCACTTCGGGAAGAAACCGGCCGGCCCTGTGTTCCCATCTTCTGGCTTCAGACCGAGGACCACGACCTGCCGGAAGTGGACCACTGTTTCGTCGCCAGCCCGCGAGGTGCCTGTTGTCGCGTGTCCTTGGACATCGCCGACGCGGCCGCCTCGCGTGCGCCCGTCGCGCACCAGCGACTGGGCCCCGGCGTCACCCGGGCCTTGGAGACCCTGCGCGCGGAGCTGAGCGCGGAGCCGCGAGCCGCCGAGCACCTGGCGCTGCTGGAGCAGGCGTACCGGCCCGACGCGACACTCTCGGAGGCCTTCACCCAGGTCCTCGCATCCCTCTTCGCGGAGGAGGGCCTGGTGTTCATCGACCCGAGGGACGCGCGCATCGCGCCCTTCGCGGCCCCCATCCATCGCCTCGCGCTCCAGGACGCGGAGGCCATCTCCGGCAAGCTCTCCCGTCACGTGGATGCGCTGACGCAAGCGGGCTTCTCGGTGCAGGTCCACATCCGCCCGGGCTCGCCGCTGAGCTTCTACTCCCCGGATGGACTCGACGGCGCGCGCTACCGACTGGACCCCGCGGGCCCCGGGCGGTGGAGCCTGGTGGGCCATCCCGCGGGTGCCCAGGTGACGACGGACGAGCTGCTGCGCGCGCTGGAGCACGAGCCGCTGCGCTTCACCACCTCCGCGCTCTTGAGGCCCCTCCTCCAGGACACGCTGCTGCCCACGGCCGCCTATGTCGGGGGCCCCGGAGAAATCTCCTACTTCGCGCAGCTCCCGCCCCTCTATGAGCACGCGGGCAGGCCCATGCCGCTGGTGGTGCCGCGCGCGCGCTTCCGCGTGGTGGATGACCGGGCCCGCAGGCTGCTCAACAAGCTGGACCTCACGCCCGACGAGGTCAACGAGCCCCGCGAAGCGCTGCTGGCGCGGCTGGCCACGCGCAGCGAGGCGGAGCCCTTCGAGTCCGCCGGCATGCTGGAGGCGCGCCTGTTCAGGACCTTCCTCGAGGAGCTGGAGCCCCTGGGCGAGGCGATGCTCAAGCTCGACCCACAGCTGCTGGATGCCCTCAAGCGCACGCGAGGCACCGTGCGCACCGCCCTGTCGCGGCTCGTGGGGCGCTATGGCCGGGCACTCGCGCTGCGCGACACCGTCGCCGCCGAGCGACTGGACCGGCTGCGCGCGCTCCTCGTCCCGGAAGGCGCGCCGCAAGAGCGCATCCACGGCATGTCCTATTACGCCTGCCGCTTCGGCACGCGGGAGTTCACGCGCAAGGTGCTCGACGCCTGTGTCCCCTTCTCCGGGGACCTCCAGGACCTGACGCCATGA
- the bshA gene encoding N-acetyl-alpha-D-glucosaminyl L-malate synthase BshA → MSPPLRVAITCFPTFGGSGMVATGVGLAMAERGHRVHFIARELPVRLDTLPRGVTFHEVTESDYPVLQHSGAYPIALASKMIEVATAEQLDVLHVHYAVPHATAAWMAREVLGDKAPRIVTTLHGTDTTLVGIHPSYLPMTRFSILRSDAVTTPSAFLRDATWSGFNIPTSVPIDVIANFVDTEHYAPGRERAALKALFPDLGEHEPVLIHVSNLRPVKRITDVVGIFAEVHRQLPCRLVMVGDGPERAPAEGMLRELGLSHRVAFPGKQHHFVKLLASADVFLLPSEQESFGLAALEALSCGVPVVASDVGGIPEVVRHGETGFLAPLGDVRAMAGHVLSLLKDSARWRAFSLRARADVVERFRKEPAIDQYESLYRRLVSGAPRR, encoded by the coding sequence ATGAGCCCTCCCCTCCGCGTCGCCATCACCTGCTTTCCAACCTTTGGCGGCAGCGGCATGGTCGCCACCGGCGTCGGCCTGGCCATGGCCGAGCGCGGACACCGCGTCCACTTCATCGCCCGGGAGCTCCCGGTGCGGCTGGACACCTTGCCTCGGGGCGTGACGTTCCACGAGGTGACGGAGAGCGACTACCCCGTGCTCCAGCACTCCGGCGCGTACCCCATCGCGCTGGCCTCCAAGATGATCGAGGTCGCCACCGCCGAGCAGCTCGACGTGCTGCACGTGCACTACGCGGTGCCTCACGCCACCGCGGCGTGGATGGCGCGCGAGGTGCTGGGAGACAAGGCGCCGCGCATCGTCACCACGCTGCACGGGACGGACACGACGCTGGTGGGCATCCACCCCAGCTACCTGCCCATGACGCGCTTCTCCATCCTGCGCAGCGACGCGGTGACGACACCGTCCGCGTTCCTCCGCGACGCGACGTGGAGCGGCTTCAACATCCCCACCAGCGTCCCCATCGACGTCATCGCCAACTTCGTGGACACGGAGCACTACGCCCCCGGGCGCGAGCGCGCCGCGCTGAAGGCCCTCTTCCCGGACCTGGGCGAGCACGAGCCCGTCCTCATCCACGTCTCCAACCTCCGCCCCGTCAAGCGCATCACCGACGTCGTGGGCATCTTCGCGGAGGTGCACCGTCAGCTTCCCTGCCGGCTGGTGATGGTGGGTGATGGACCGGAGCGCGCGCCCGCGGAGGGGATGCTGCGCGAGCTGGGGCTGTCCCACCGCGTGGCCTTCCCCGGCAAGCAGCACCACTTCGTGAAGCTGCTCGCGTCGGCGGACGTGTTCCTGCTCCCCAGCGAACAGGAGAGCTTCGGGCTCGCGGCGCTGGAGGCGCTCAGCTGCGGGGTGCCCGTGGTGGCCAGCGACGTGGGAGGCATTCCCGAGGTGGTGCGCCACGGGGAGACGGGCTTCCTCGCGCCGCTGGGGGACGTGCGCGCCATGGCGGGGCACGTGCTGAGTCTGCTGAAGGACTCGGCGAGGTGGCGGGCCTTCTCCCTCCGAGCGCGAGCCGACGTCGTCGAGCGCTTCAGGAAGGAGCCGGCCATCGACCAGTACGAGTCGCTCTACCGGCGGCTCGTGAGCGGAGCCCCTCGCCGCTGA
- the bshB1 gene encoding bacillithiol biosynthesis deacetylase BshB1, which yields MSGTPGGTAYGLEALAFGPHPDDVELFCGGLLAKLSSQGHRTGIIDLSRGEKSSRGTLETRAEETQAASKVLGLTVRENLELPDGWLNPWAGFETPEPERTRHAAVARVVEVLRRLRPELVIVPWEEERHPDHEAASALVTRALFFAGVRKFETEPPGAPFTPRQVLYYPLRHLAAPSFVVDVSAVYETKTAAVHCYASQVLPRPGAPATLVGSALSLSSLEARDRFYGAQVGVAHGEPYIVREMLGLVDPVEHFRRNSFEKPLFFPQSR from the coding sequence ATGAGCGGCACCCCAGGTGGCACGGCCTACGGGCTGGAGGCGCTCGCCTTCGGCCCGCACCCGGACGACGTGGAGCTGTTCTGCGGAGGACTGCTCGCGAAGCTGTCGAGCCAGGGCCACCGCACCGGCATCATCGACCTGTCCCGAGGCGAGAAGAGCTCCCGAGGCACGCTGGAGACCCGCGCGGAGGAGACCCAGGCCGCCTCGAAGGTGCTGGGCCTGACGGTGCGGGAGAACCTCGAGCTGCCGGATGGCTGGCTCAACCCCTGGGCTGGCTTCGAGACCCCCGAGCCCGAGCGCACCCGCCACGCCGCGGTGGCGCGGGTGGTGGAGGTGCTGCGCCGGCTGCGTCCGGAGCTGGTCATCGTCCCATGGGAAGAGGAGCGCCATCCGGACCACGAGGCCGCGAGCGCCCTGGTCACCCGCGCGCTGTTCTTCGCGGGCGTTCGCAAGTTCGAGACCGAGCCGCCCGGCGCGCCCTTCACCCCTCGGCAGGTGCTCTACTACCCGCTGCGGCACCTCGCCGCGCCCAGCTTCGTCGTGGACGTGTCCGCCGTGTACGAGACGAAGACGGCGGCGGTGCACTGCTACGCAAGCCAGGTGCTGCCTCGTCCGGGGGCCCCCGCCACGCTGGTGGGCTCCGCGCTGTCGCTCTCCTCGCTGGAGGCGCGCGACAGGTTCTATGGCGCCCAGGTGGGTGTGGCCCATGGAGAGCCGTACATCGTCCGAGAGATGCTGGGGCTCGTCGACCCGGTGGAGCACTTCCGCCGGAATAGCTTCGAGAAGCCCCTGTTCTTCCCTCAAAGCCGATGA
- a CDS encoding HEAT repeat domain-containing protein gives MNDDLERARREARPDVLASLRRLDAALQRADVRWEGRTVREWLALYVEPQGPLEALTHLRAAGLGAVPALLEGLEVRQTRGWGEAEHERRLLFLDLLAQVDPVPTGIVPALLELLKVPGARVRRAVLALMAKLEPRPTQAVLRGLFAALKDRDGEVRARAAQVCSRLAGPVPTRVRDAVLARLTDENRWARCYALVTLGRVTPADASLAMVLEEQALLDDDNRTEALRALLAHAPERALPLLVDDARKGLTSTDVWGAPHAAGVRASCVLRERGQQSASVLSDLRRLKSEARSPVFVDAAIDAIVRDELRSRAPGGSVEDSAQVAVLRARLPEPLSEAERPVDSLVRWAVSCGRPGTQLRVRIVLAAVRRVVGLWDVEYPDNEWPQRGLQAMESWVGDPTEAAVRHARHQASLYPSQLSAPAAFAAAWAVTHASHCLPVEGPVEPHESDAEDRALQACLQSATKALSTLAGDLGPLGGSQRAPDGLPPSDAVRVLHRAIQEEVLPWALGTWDPVVDVLRARDRLNWA, from the coding sequence ATGAACGACGACCTGGAGCGAGCGCGCCGCGAGGCACGTCCCGATGTGCTGGCCTCCCTTCGGCGGCTGGACGCCGCGCTTCAGCGCGCGGACGTCCGCTGGGAGGGGAGGACGGTGCGGGAGTGGCTGGCGCTGTATGTGGAGCCCCAGGGCCCGCTGGAGGCGCTGACGCACCTGCGTGCGGCGGGGCTGGGCGCGGTGCCGGCGTTGTTGGAGGGGCTGGAGGTCCGCCAGACGAGAGGGTGGGGGGAGGCCGAGCATGAGCGTCGGCTCCTGTTCCTGGACCTGTTGGCGCAGGTGGACCCGGTGCCCACGGGGATTGTCCCCGCGTTGCTGGAGCTGTTGAAGGTGCCGGGGGCGCGCGTGCGCCGGGCGGTGCTCGCGTTGATGGCGAAGCTGGAGCCCAGGCCCACGCAGGCGGTGCTTCGAGGGCTCTTCGCCGCGCTGAAGGACCGTGACGGAGAGGTCCGTGCTCGTGCGGCGCAGGTCTGCTCGAGGCTCGCGGGTCCCGTTCCGACGCGTGTGCGGGACGCCGTGCTCGCGAGGCTCACGGATGAGAACCGGTGGGCGAGGTGCTACGCGCTCGTGACGCTCGGGAGGGTGACTCCGGCGGATGCGTCGTTGGCGATGGTGCTGGAGGAGCAGGCGCTGCTCGACGATGACAACAGGACGGAGGCCCTGCGAGCCCTGCTCGCACATGCACCCGAGCGGGCCCTGCCGTTGCTCGTGGACGATGCGCGCAAGGGACTCACGAGCACCGATGTGTGGGGAGCGCCGCATGCGGCGGGCGTCCGGGCGTCGTGTGTGCTGCGAGAGCGGGGGCAGCAGTCCGCGTCGGTACTGAGCGACTTGCGGCGATTGAAGTCCGAGGCCCGGTCGCCGGTCTTCGTCGACGCGGCCATCGACGCCATCGTGCGTGATGAGCTTCGTTCACGTGCGCCCGGGGGCTCGGTCGAGGATTCTGCTCAGGTCGCGGTGCTGCGTGCCCGCCTGCCCGAGCCGCTGAGCGAAGCGGAGCGTCCGGTGGATTCACTGGTGCGTTGGGCCGTGTCGTGTGGGAGGCCCGGGACACAGCTGCGGGTGCGCATCGTGCTGGCGGCCGTGCGCCGGGTGGTGGGGCTCTGGGACGTGGAGTACCCGGACAACGAATGGCCCCAGCGGGGTCTCCAGGCGATGGAGAGCTGGGTGGGTGACCCGACGGAGGCGGCGGTGCGCCATGCCCGGCACCAGGCCAGCCTCTATCCCAGTCAGCTCAGTGCACCGGCGGCCTTCGCGGCGGCCTGGGCTGTTACACACGCGTCGCATTGCCTTCCCGTGGAGGGGCCGGTGGAGCCGCACGAGAGCGACGCGGAGGACAGGGCTCTGCAAGCCTGTCTCCAGTCAGCGACGAAGGCGCTGTCCACGTTGGCGGGGGACCTGGGTCCCTTGGGAGGAAGCCAACGGGCTCCGGATGGCCTCCCACCTTCGGATGCGGTGCGAGTCCTCCATCGCGCCATCCAAGAGGAAGTCCTCCCCTGGGCCCTCGGGACGTGGGACCCGGTGGTGGATGTGCTGCGTGCGAGGGACCGACTCAACTGGGCGTAG
- a CDS encoding PIG-L family deacetylase, giving the protein MSVGIGTPALAQAPRQPHAGEIAAGLRRLGVTGSVLYVAAHPDDENTRFLAWLVGERGLRAGYLSLTRGDGGQNLIGTEQDEMLGLIRTYELLAARRVDGAEQLFTRARDFGYTKSADEALRIWGHDAVLADVVLAIRRFQPDLIVTRFDTKPPNHGHHTASALLAAEAFKAAADPKRFPEQLDLVKPWKADRLLNNVPIWNRKPDADMSAYLKVDVGGYDALLGRSWGEVSAESRSQHKSQGFGVPAERGPQFEYFTPLDGTRPKADVFEGLDLSWSRWKGSEAVARAVDEAVKGFDARVPSRSVPALLRVHEALSALPDDHPWKALKLRETESLVAACAGLFLEARASEPVGVPGASVKLNLFALNRSPAALKLVSVSLPGGERVQVDAALAEHAPFKLDKQVRLPENAAITTPYWLRKPVAGGMFALDEADRALTGLPEGPSALMVSFVYEASGRRITVTRPVVFVWTDPVRGELYRAFEVVPSVTATLERDRVMFPNGATQVVPVVLGAGRAEARGKVRLEMPPGWKSEPVDHAFQLAARGDERTVQFKVTPPKGATEKGRLRVVVDSGGRLESWKVRTVAHEHLPPLAVRQASEATLIPFALTTKVKRLGYIPGPGDKVAESLAAVGYEVTVLPEERLASEKLERFDAILVGVRAFNANPHIAVHREKLLSYVKGGGRLVVQYNTNSRVGPLESFVGPYPLEIGRDRVTDETAVMTPVSASEPLLLAPNRLTPADFEGWVQERGLYFASKWNEQYRPVFAMNDAGEEPLRGSLLVARHGKGVFVYTGLAFFRQLPAGVPGAYRLLANILAQ; this is encoded by the coding sequence ATGAGCGTTGGAATCGGGACCCCAGCTCTCGCACAAGCACCTCGACAACCTCACGCGGGAGAAATCGCCGCCGGTCTGCGGCGGCTCGGCGTGACGGGAAGCGTGCTCTACGTCGCGGCTCACCCGGACGACGAGAACACGCGCTTTCTCGCCTGGCTGGTGGGAGAGCGCGGCCTGCGCGCGGGCTACCTCTCCCTCACGCGGGGCGATGGAGGACAGAACCTCATCGGCACCGAGCAGGATGAGATGCTCGGCCTCATCCGCACGTACGAGCTGCTCGCGGCCCGCCGCGTGGATGGCGCGGAGCAGCTCTTCACGCGCGCGCGGGACTTCGGCTACACGAAGTCCGCCGACGAGGCGCTGCGCATCTGGGGACACGACGCGGTGCTGGCGGACGTGGTGCTGGCCATCCGCCGCTTCCAGCCGGACCTCATCGTCACGCGCTTCGACACGAAGCCGCCGAACCACGGCCACCACACCGCGTCCGCGCTGCTCGCCGCCGAAGCGTTCAAGGCGGCCGCCGACCCGAAGCGCTTCCCGGAGCAGCTGGACCTGGTGAAGCCGTGGAAGGCGGACCGGCTGCTCAACAACGTCCCCATCTGGAACCGGAAGCCCGACGCGGACATGTCCGCGTATCTCAAGGTGGACGTGGGCGGCTACGACGCGCTCCTGGGTCGCTCGTGGGGCGAGGTCTCCGCGGAGAGTCGCAGCCAGCACAAGAGCCAGGGCTTCGGTGTGCCGGCGGAGCGCGGCCCGCAGTTCGAGTACTTCACGCCGCTCGACGGCACGCGTCCCAAGGCCGATGTCTTCGAGGGCTTGGATTTGTCCTGGAGCCGGTGGAAGGGCTCGGAGGCGGTGGCTCGCGCGGTGGATGAGGCGGTGAAGGGCTTCGATGCGCGCGTGCCGTCCCGCTCGGTGCCCGCGCTGCTGCGCGTGCACGAGGCGCTGTCCGCGCTGCCCGACGACCACCCGTGGAAGGCGCTCAAGCTGCGCGAGACGGAGTCGCTGGTGGCCGCGTGCGCGGGCCTGTTCCTGGAGGCGCGTGCGTCGGAGCCGGTGGGCGTGCCGGGCGCTTCGGTGAAGCTGAACCTGTTCGCGCTGAACCGCTCGCCCGCGGCGCTCAAGCTGGTGAGCGTGTCGCTGCCGGGAGGCGAGCGCGTGCAGGTGGACGCGGCGCTCGCGGAGCACGCGCCCTTCAAGTTGGACAAGCAGGTGCGGCTGCCCGAGAACGCGGCCATCACCACGCCGTACTGGCTGCGCAAGCCGGTGGCCGGTGGGATGTTCGCGCTGGACGAGGCGGACCGCGCGCTGACGGGGCTGCCGGAAGGGCCCTCCGCGCTGATGGTGTCGTTCGTCTATGAGGCGTCGGGGCGGCGCATCACCGTGACGCGTCCGGTGGTCTTCGTGTGGACGGACCCGGTGCGAGGCGAGCTGTACCGCGCCTTCGAGGTGGTGCCCTCCGTCACCGCGACGCTGGAGCGCGACCGGGTGATGTTCCCCAACGGCGCGACGCAGGTCGTCCCGGTGGTGCTGGGCGCGGGGCGCGCGGAGGCCCGCGGGAAGGTGCGCCTGGAGATGCCCCCCGGGTGGAAGTCCGAGCCAGTGGACCACGCCTTCCAGCTCGCCGCGCGCGGCGACGAGCGGACCGTCCAGTTCAAGGTGACGCCGCCCAAGGGCGCGACGGAGAAGGGGCGCCTGCGCGTCGTCGTCGACTCCGGCGGCCGATTGGAGTCGTGGAAGGTGCGCACGGTGGCGCACGAGCACCTGCCTCCGCTCGCGGTGCGACAGGCCTCCGAGGCGACGCTGATTCCCTTCGCGCTGACGACGAAGGTGAAGCGCCTGGGCTACATCCCCGGGCCCGGGGACAAGGTGGCGGAGAGCCTGGCGGCGGTGGGGTACGAGGTGACGGTGCTCCCGGAGGAGCGGCTGGCCTCGGAGAAGCTGGAGCGCTTCGACGCCATCCTCGTGGGGGTGCGCGCCTTCAACGCGAACCCGCACATCGCGGTGCATCGGGAGAAGCTGCTGAGCTACGTGAAGGGCGGCGGACGGCTGGTGGTGCAGTACAACACCAACAGCCGCGTGGGACCGCTGGAGTCCTTCGTGGGCCCGTATCCGCTGGAGATCGGTCGCGACCGCGTGACGGACGAGACGGCGGTGATGACGCCCGTTTCCGCCAGCGAGCCGCTCCTGTTGGCGCCCAACCGGCTGACGCCCGCGGACTTCGAGGGCTGGGTCCAGGAGCGTGGGCTCTACTTCGCATCGAAGTGGAATGAGCAGTACCGCCCGGTGTTCGCGATGAATGACGCCGGTGAGGAGCCGCTGCGCGGCTCACTGCTGGTCGCTCGTCATGGCAAGGGCGTGTTCGTCTACACGGGCCTTGCGTTCTTCCGTCAGCTCCCCGCCGGTGTCCCCGGCGCGTACCGCCTCCTGGCGAACATCCTCGCGCAATGA
- a CDS encoding sodium:solute symporter, translating into MTSLDWLVLVGTISLIVGWGMWKARGARNAEDFLRGKRVLKWHTIGLTVMATQASAITFLSVPGQAYEDGMRFVQFYFGLPFAMILISAVFVPIYYKMNVITAYQYLESRFDLKTRLLGAFLFLVQRGMAAGITLYAPSIILSTILGWPLEPTVLAIGAVVILYTVSGGASAVSQTQKQQMVVMMGGMVVAALVILWRLPSNVGFGDAVDVAGAFGRLNVVSFDFNVQDRYNFWSGITGGFFLALSYFGTDQSQVGRYLSGNSISESRLGLLFNGVLKLPMQFIILFVGILVFVFYQFNSPPLLFNDTLRARVQATEKAGEYAALESKWEQVQSSKREQLERYLAAGDAGDAAAQAGVRESLRATANEASAIRKDAKTLVTKALPGAETKDSDYIFIGFVKRWLPSGLFGLLIAVILSAAMSSIASELTALGATTTVDFYRRLVRPEASDKHVLVASKAFTVFWGMVAVSFASFASLLDNLIQAVNILGSIFYGTVLGLFLVAFFLKHVKGHAVFTAAVISQTTVIALFMLSSIGYLWYNVIGCALVVVLSLVAQAVMPRAVDVAPVAGA; encoded by the coding sequence GTGACTTCGCTCGACTGGTTGGTCCTCGTCGGAACGATTTCGCTCATCGTCGGCTGGGGGATGTGGAAGGCGCGTGGCGCGCGCAACGCGGAGGACTTCCTCCGAGGCAAGCGCGTGCTCAAGTGGCACACCATCGGCTTGACGGTGATGGCGACGCAGGCGAGCGCCATCACGTTCCTGTCGGTGCCGGGGCAGGCGTACGAAGACGGGATGCGCTTCGTGCAGTTCTACTTCGGACTGCCGTTCGCGATGATCCTCATCAGCGCCGTGTTCGTTCCCATCTACTACAAGATGAACGTCATCACGGCGTACCAGTACCTGGAGTCGCGCTTCGACTTGAAGACGCGCCTCCTGGGCGCCTTCCTCTTCCTGGTGCAGCGTGGAATGGCGGCGGGCATCACCCTCTACGCGCCGTCCATCATCCTCTCCACCATCCTGGGCTGGCCGCTGGAGCCCACGGTGCTGGCCATTGGCGCGGTGGTGATTCTGTACACGGTGTCGGGCGGTGCGAGCGCGGTGAGCCAGACGCAGAAGCAGCAGATGGTGGTGATGATGGGCGGCATGGTGGTGGCCGCGCTCGTCATCCTCTGGCGGCTGCCTTCGAACGTGGGCTTTGGCGACGCGGTGGATGTCGCGGGGGCGTTCGGCCGGCTGAACGTGGTGAGCTTCGACTTCAACGTGCAGGACCGCTACAACTTCTGGTCGGGCATCACCGGCGGCTTCTTCCTGGCGCTGTCGTACTTCGGGACGGACCAGTCGCAGGTGGGGCGCTACCTGTCGGGGAACTCCATCTCCGAGAGCCGTCTGGGCCTGCTGTTCAACGGCGTGCTCAAGCTGCCGATGCAGTTCATCATCCTCTTCGTCGGCATCCTCGTCTTCGTCTTCTACCAGTTCAATTCGCCGCCGCTGCTCTTCAACGACACGCTGCGCGCGCGGGTGCAGGCCACGGAGAAGGCGGGGGAGTACGCGGCGCTGGAGTCGAAGTGGGAGCAGGTGCAGTCCAGCAAGCGGGAGCAGTTGGAGCGCTACCTGGCGGCTGGGGACGCGGGAGATGCCGCGGCGCAGGCGGGAGTGCGGGAGTCGCTGCGCGCCACCGCGAACGAGGCCAGCGCGATTCGGAAGGACGCGAAGACGCTGGTGACGAAGGCGCTGCCCGGGGCGGAGACGAAGGACTCGGACTACATCTTCATCGGCTTCGTGAAGCGCTGGTTGCCCAGTGGCCTGTTCGGCCTGCTCATCGCGGTCATCCTGTCGGCGGCGATGAGCTCCATCGCGAGCGAGCTGACGGCGCTGGGGGCGACGACGACGGTGGACTTCTATCGGCGCCTGGTGCGTCCGGAGGCGTCGGACAAGCACGTGCTGGTGGCGTCGAAGGCGTTCACGGTGTTCTGGGGAATGGTGGCCGTGAGCTTCGCGAGCTTCGCGTCGCTCCTGGACAACCTCATCCAGGCGGTGAACATCCTGGGCTCCATCTTCTACGGGACGGTGCTGGGGCTCTTCCTGGTGGCGTTCTTCCTCAAGCATGTGAAGGGGCACGCGGTGTTCACCGCGGCGGTCATCTCGCAGACCACGGTGATTGCGCTCTTCATGCTCAGCAGCATCGGCTACCTCTGGTACAACGTGATTGGTTGTGCGCTGGTGGTGGTGCTGAGCCTGGTGGCCCAGGCCGTGATGCCGCGTGCGGTGGACGTGGCTCCGGTGGCGGGGGCGTAA